In one window of Rhinopithecus roxellana isolate Shanxi Qingling chromosome 15, ASM756505v1, whole genome shotgun sequence DNA:
- the B3GAT1 gene encoding galactosylgalactosylxylosylprotein 3-beta-glucuronosyltransferase 1 isoform X1, whose product MGAESAPQHTCPQAPSSPLFLPTPPSCSSLQAGVHPPGFLTLPLDSDPFSDSSRAGLCKPASAMGNEEPWVQPALEMPKRRDILAIVLIVLPWTLLITVWHQSTLAPLLAVHKDEGSDPRREAPPGTDPREYCMSDRDIVEVVRTEYVYTRPPPWSDTLPTIHVVTPTYSRPVQKAELTRMANTLLHVPNLHWLVVEDAPRRTPLTARLLRDTGLNYTHLHVETPRNYKLRGDARDPRIPRGTMQRNLALRWLRETFPRNCSQPGVVYFADDDNTYSLELFEEMRSTRKVSVWPVAFVGGLRYEAPRVNGAGKVVGWKTVFDPHRPFAIDMAGFAVNLRLILQRSQAYFKLRGVKGGYQESSLLRELVTLNDLEPKAANCTKILVWHTRTEKPVLVNEGKKGFTDPSVEI is encoded by the exons ATGGGAGCAGAAAGCGCCCCACAGCACACTTGCCCGCAGGCCCcatcctcccctctcttccttcccacccctccttcctgctccagcctccaggCAG GTGTCCACCCCCCAGGGTTCCTGACCCTACCCCTGGACAGTGACCCCTTCTCAGACTCCAGTCGGGCCGGACTCTGCAAACCTGCTTCCGCAATGG GTAATGAGGAGCCGTGGGTGCAGCCAGCCTTGGAGATGCCGAAGAGACGGGACATCCTAGCGATCGTCCTCATCGTGCTGCCCTGGACTCTGCTCATCACCGTCTGGCACCAGAGCACCCTCGCACCCCTGCTTGCGGTGCATAAGG ATGAGGGCAGCGACCCCCGACGCGAGGCGCCGCCCGGCACCGACCCCCGGGAGTACTGCATGTCCGACCGCGACATCGTGGAGGTGGTGCGCACGGAGTACGTGTACACGCGGCCGCCGCCGTGGTCCGACACGCTGCCCACCATCCACGTGGTGACGCCCACCTACAGCCGCCCGGTGCAGAAGGCCGAGCTGACGCGCATGGCCAACACGCTGCTGCACGTGCCCAACCTGCACTGGCTGGTGGTGGAGGATGCGCCGCGCCGGACGCCCCTGACCGCGCGGCTGCTGCGCGACACCGGCCTCAACTACACGCATCTGCACGTGGAGACGCCGCGCAACTACAAGCTGCGAGGAGACGCCCGCGACCCCCGCATCCCGCGGGGCACCATGCAGCGCAACCTGGCCCTGCGCTGGCTGCGCGAGACCTTCCCGCGCAACTGCAGCCAGCCCGGCGTGGTGTACTTCGCGGACGACGACAACACCTACAGCCTGGAGCTCTTCGAAGAG ATGCGCAGCACCAGGAAGGTGTCCGTGTGGCCCGTCGCTTTCGTGGGTGGCCTGCGGTACGAGGCCCCACGGGTGAACGGGGCAGGGAAGGTGGTCGGCTGGAAGACGGTGTTTGACCCCCACCGGCCATTTGCAATAGACATGGCTGGATTTGCAGTCAACCTGCGGCTCATTCTGCAGCGAAGCCAGGCCTACTTCAAGCTGCGAGGTGTGAAGGGAGGCTACCAGGAAAGCAGCCTCCTTCGAGAACTTGTCACCCTCAATGACCTGGAGCCCAAGGCAGCCAACTGCACCAAG ATCCTGGTGTGGCACACACGGACAGAGAAGCCAGTGCTGGTGAATGAGGGCAAGAAGGGCTTCACTGACCCCTCGGTGGAGATCTGA
- the B3GAT1 gene encoding galactosylgalactosylxylosylprotein 3-beta-glucuronosyltransferase 1 isoform X2 translates to MGNEEPWVQPALEMPKRRDILAIVLIVLPWTLLITVWHQSTLAPLLAVHKDEGSDPRREAPPGTDPREYCMSDRDIVEVVRTEYVYTRPPPWSDTLPTIHVVTPTYSRPVQKAELTRMANTLLHVPNLHWLVVEDAPRRTPLTARLLRDTGLNYTHLHVETPRNYKLRGDARDPRIPRGTMQRNLALRWLRETFPRNCSQPGVVYFADDDNTYSLELFEEMRSTRKVSVWPVAFVGGLRYEAPRVNGAGKVVGWKTVFDPHRPFAIDMAGFAVNLRLILQRSQAYFKLRGVKGGYQESSLLRELVTLNDLEPKAANCTKILVWHTRTEKPVLVNEGKKGFTDPSVEI, encoded by the exons ATGG GTAATGAGGAGCCGTGGGTGCAGCCAGCCTTGGAGATGCCGAAGAGACGGGACATCCTAGCGATCGTCCTCATCGTGCTGCCCTGGACTCTGCTCATCACCGTCTGGCACCAGAGCACCCTCGCACCCCTGCTTGCGGTGCATAAGG ATGAGGGCAGCGACCCCCGACGCGAGGCGCCGCCCGGCACCGACCCCCGGGAGTACTGCATGTCCGACCGCGACATCGTGGAGGTGGTGCGCACGGAGTACGTGTACACGCGGCCGCCGCCGTGGTCCGACACGCTGCCCACCATCCACGTGGTGACGCCCACCTACAGCCGCCCGGTGCAGAAGGCCGAGCTGACGCGCATGGCCAACACGCTGCTGCACGTGCCCAACCTGCACTGGCTGGTGGTGGAGGATGCGCCGCGCCGGACGCCCCTGACCGCGCGGCTGCTGCGCGACACCGGCCTCAACTACACGCATCTGCACGTGGAGACGCCGCGCAACTACAAGCTGCGAGGAGACGCCCGCGACCCCCGCATCCCGCGGGGCACCATGCAGCGCAACCTGGCCCTGCGCTGGCTGCGCGAGACCTTCCCGCGCAACTGCAGCCAGCCCGGCGTGGTGTACTTCGCGGACGACGACAACACCTACAGCCTGGAGCTCTTCGAAGAG ATGCGCAGCACCAGGAAGGTGTCCGTGTGGCCCGTCGCTTTCGTGGGTGGCCTGCGGTACGAGGCCCCACGGGTGAACGGGGCAGGGAAGGTGGTCGGCTGGAAGACGGTGTTTGACCCCCACCGGCCATTTGCAATAGACATGGCTGGATTTGCAGTCAACCTGCGGCTCATTCTGCAGCGAAGCCAGGCCTACTTCAAGCTGCGAGGTGTGAAGGGAGGCTACCAGGAAAGCAGCCTCCTTCGAGAACTTGTCACCCTCAATGACCTGGAGCCCAAGGCAGCCAACTGCACCAAG ATCCTGGTGTGGCACACACGGACAGAGAAGCCAGTGCTGGTGAATGAGGGCAAGAAGGGCTTCACTGACCCCTCGGTGGAGATCTGA
- the B3GAT1 gene encoding galactosylgalactosylxylosylprotein 3-beta-glucuronosyltransferase 1 isoform X3, with product MPKRRDILAIVLIVLPWTLLITVWHQSTLAPLLAVHKDEGSDPRREAPPGTDPREYCMSDRDIVEVVRTEYVYTRPPPWSDTLPTIHVVTPTYSRPVQKAELTRMANTLLHVPNLHWLVVEDAPRRTPLTARLLRDTGLNYTHLHVETPRNYKLRGDARDPRIPRGTMQRNLALRWLRETFPRNCSQPGVVYFADDDNTYSLELFEEMRSTRKVSVWPVAFVGGLRYEAPRVNGAGKVVGWKTVFDPHRPFAIDMAGFAVNLRLILQRSQAYFKLRGVKGGYQESSLLRELVTLNDLEPKAANCTKILVWHTRTEKPVLVNEGKKGFTDPSVEI from the exons ATGCCGAAGAGACGGGACATCCTAGCGATCGTCCTCATCGTGCTGCCCTGGACTCTGCTCATCACCGTCTGGCACCAGAGCACCCTCGCACCCCTGCTTGCGGTGCATAAGG ATGAGGGCAGCGACCCCCGACGCGAGGCGCCGCCCGGCACCGACCCCCGGGAGTACTGCATGTCCGACCGCGACATCGTGGAGGTGGTGCGCACGGAGTACGTGTACACGCGGCCGCCGCCGTGGTCCGACACGCTGCCCACCATCCACGTGGTGACGCCCACCTACAGCCGCCCGGTGCAGAAGGCCGAGCTGACGCGCATGGCCAACACGCTGCTGCACGTGCCCAACCTGCACTGGCTGGTGGTGGAGGATGCGCCGCGCCGGACGCCCCTGACCGCGCGGCTGCTGCGCGACACCGGCCTCAACTACACGCATCTGCACGTGGAGACGCCGCGCAACTACAAGCTGCGAGGAGACGCCCGCGACCCCCGCATCCCGCGGGGCACCATGCAGCGCAACCTGGCCCTGCGCTGGCTGCGCGAGACCTTCCCGCGCAACTGCAGCCAGCCCGGCGTGGTGTACTTCGCGGACGACGACAACACCTACAGCCTGGAGCTCTTCGAAGAG ATGCGCAGCACCAGGAAGGTGTCCGTGTGGCCCGTCGCTTTCGTGGGTGGCCTGCGGTACGAGGCCCCACGGGTGAACGGGGCAGGGAAGGTGGTCGGCTGGAAGACGGTGTTTGACCCCCACCGGCCATTTGCAATAGACATGGCTGGATTTGCAGTCAACCTGCGGCTCATTCTGCAGCGAAGCCAGGCCTACTTCAAGCTGCGAGGTGTGAAGGGAGGCTACCAGGAAAGCAGCCTCCTTCGAGAACTTGTCACCCTCAATGACCTGGAGCCCAAGGCAGCCAACTGCACCAAG ATCCTGGTGTGGCACACACGGACAGAGAAGCCAGTGCTGGTGAATGAGGGCAAGAAGGGCTTCACTGACCCCTCGGTGGAGATCTGA